tgttttatttccattaattttataTCACTAAAAGCAGAAAAGGTGGAAGAAACGTATGCCACAGCCCACAGATGAAGCATACGAGAAcggattcattttttttcctgtgctctTCAATTGCCAGTGGGTGCactggcacagcgggcttggctgggtcccactcttggaggggtccggggttcaagtcccgcctggggtaccttgcggcagactggtgtcccgtccttggtgtgtcccctccccctgtgttgccgggttagacttcTCCAGCATCCCCCAGAGCACCCGTTGCCTGGCATGCAAAGTGTTCTCCAGCCAGTGCGAAGCTTGCCAGGTGGACTGCGCCCCTCACACTTGTCAATCAATGCCATGTGGTGCGCAGCTCCACTCACTTTGCCCCACATGCATACGTAGAGCAGCCAAGTTTACACCATCCCCCTCCATGGATAAGGATGGCCATAATCATATCTCCTAGTAAAACCTGTGAAAATGACAGAGCTAAGACTTCTCTGAGCTGTAGGTTTCAGCTCATGGTGTGCACCTTTAATTATACccttctgcatttattcatgagCGTGCATGTACGTGTTTGCTATGATTAATAATTTCCAATAATAATTTATCtgataatggaaaagcctatatgcaccCACGCGTGTGATGTATACGCGTTCATATGGCGGTATGTTACAAATGGACCGTACTCAAGAATCAGTGTCTGCGTCCAGatctctctccttctgttgaagTAACTGTGTATTGTTCCTTGCattgctctctgagatgtacatcgctttggagaaaagcgtctgttaaatgaataaatgtacaataaatgtctgctgaatgaataaacatagggtggtgcggtggcgcagtgggttggaccacagtcctgctgtccggtgggtctggggttcaagtcccgctgggggtaccttgcaatggactggcgtcccgtcctgggtgtgtcccctccccctccggccttacgccctgtgttgccgggtaggctccggttccccgtgaccccatatgggacaagcggctctgaagatatgtgtgtgtgaataaacataaatgtaaatgctaattTGCTGCCTCCTGATTGGCTTTGCTACTTAATAGTCTTATTACAGTGTCAGGGACCCTTAGCTATCTTCTGGTATTGACTAGTGTCTCAAAGGCCAGCCAATCCGATTAGAGTTGACCTAATTACTTTGACGATATGCTGTCTGACCATAAGACTTGCTGAAGGGTGCTTTCATTTTCCAAGTTAtttattcttacatttacatttatcatttagcagatgctcttctatCAACAAATAACAGTCCACTAACAGGCCGATAGattcagatgcagacacatgagaAGCTCATTTTTCCATTGGTATCTATTAAATCTTGCATAAGacaaattttctattttcactCTACAGATATTTAGCAGATTTAACACCTGTTGAGTTGACAGTGCTGATGTGAAGTTTTGCATATGATAATGAGGCTGATAAAGAAAAACTAGCAGCATCCTTGAAGTACTGTTCATGGCAGAGGTTCAGGtttttaaaacagcagattCTAGCTCTTCAGAATACCATACAAAATCACATAATTAAtcaacacaaatgttaaaatgtaatcactcacccacacacactggctgaaactgcttttaccgagtggggttgcagcaaaccggagcctaaccccggcaacacagggcacaaggcaggagggggaggggacgcaccccaagcaggactcgaaccccagacccaccagagagcaggacccgaccaagcccgctgcgccactgtgcccccttaaaatgtaatacaaagctcaattttgcaaaaaaaaataaggttaCAATCCTGGCTATTAAAGAGCTCTAGGATCCACTTTCTGTTCCTCAATAAGATATGTTTTGATTACCAATTACTCACATCCAGGGAACTTTCAACATTTATCTGCACGGACCATAAACCGTCTTAATGCTGGTAGTGCCTCATACTGTGGTAATACTAAATCAAACAGGGTGTCGTCCTCTACAAACTGTACAATGCATCTCAAGTTTTATGCTTTCTCCCTGCTGTAAgacataaaatatgaaactcCCCCTATAAAAAAGCCCAGTAAACCTGTCTTGTACCTGGTCCATCTACCTTGCGATGAAGGcaatctttctttctttaaagaaatgtcaTGTCAAGAAAAACTTTAATCtcactgaaaataatgaaaaaatatattttgttattgacTTAATTATTACATGATGATATTACATACAATAAGTAAAATGATCAGGGAAGAGTCCTGCATTTgaacagtttaaattaaaatgctaaattagaaataatttcaaaatataaaaatatgataGTGATGTGTTCCTTGTCTCGTTTtataatgtgtatttgtgttgtaACATGTACCCTGATGatgcttttttcacttttatgaAATGGGTGAGGAATGCTATATGTAgtaatttgtattatttctggtttttttgtgatgaaattttcaaaaaaatcttcCCAGTTTTGAAATTAGTTACAAAATGGTCTTCTTCTCAGGTATCATCAGAAATATTGTTGCATGACAGAGCTGCAACATTCTGTAAATAGTggaattttaacaaaaacattgcTAGTACAGAAGGTCATTTTATACACTGTATGACCTACCTGTTGACAGTGCAAGAGCCTAGAACTGCTAAAAACACCTATAACATACTCTTGAACTTAACAAGATATAATATTTTAAGTGTAACAATAAACATGCTGACACTGgtagttaaataaaaaaaaaataagcagccCGAAAGTAAATTTTACAGGGAAAGGCAAGATTACCAAGATTATCAAGATTCACACTGTTCACTCTTGACATCCCTGTAGTGTTGCAATGCACAACTCTTGctgttatatattatacaccTTTCATTCCAGTATCCGATTTGGAAAATATTCATACAAagtatttatagaaaaataaatatagatatatacaaatattacaGTTAATTATTGAATCGCGGCAATAAGCAGCAAACAGCGATAGTTCACATGTTGTCTTTTTCGGTCCAGTTGAGTTCCGTTTATTTTTCCGGAGAGTTCCCCTGCCAGCATGCTGCCTCGGGGTACTTAGTACAAATATAAACACGAGagcagagagaaaaggaaaaattaccATTAGTAACATGAGTAACATCCAAGATGCACATTTAAAGGCTTCTGTGGGAGAAAAGCCACCGTGGTGGGTGTTgtagaaaatgctgaaaatgtcaTTCTAACATTAATCCTATTTATATTGCTCAAATTTTTCATGAGAATGCTAACTACTTGCATTTTGAGTCCTGGTCCTCCACTGTATTTCCTGATTGCTCCTATTGACTTGCACACAGACATATGTCATTTCAATTTTGTTTCAGTCTGGATTATAATTTTGCATCATTTTGGCTACATCTGCTgggtttttatttcatttgattaTCTGATTTTTGCCAGCGAGTTGGAGAACGGAGCCAAAGCCCGCAGCTTACGGGGAACAAACAATGAAATTCATGCTCCTTGTTTAATTTTGCCAGCCGTGATAATAAGATCTAATATAttagtctgaagcagcagtttgtGTCCATCACACATGGGCCCCCCATCTTTTCAGAGTGCTGCATGTGGCTCACCTCAGCTGCACGCGGTGTTTCGGGAGACACAGCGCACGCTTCAATTCAGCACAAGCGTGCTGCCATTTATAAAACCAGATGCTCTGGAAACAGGAAATTGCTTCTGccaagcctttttttttctgccgcTGAATTGCGCATTCATTTAAAGtgtgcagaaatgaaaaagtggaaGCACAGAGGCCCAAGCAAGAAGGGAGTCTGAGCCACATGGTGTCAGTGGCCAGTTGTTCTCAGCTATATGGGCCAGGAAATGAGTCTCGTTTTACTGCCCTGGCCAAAAGtatgaatgcattttgaaattttatttactctgtaGACTGCATcgtttattttatgtttttaaagaaataaaaaagaaaaagcaatgaTCATGaacaagaaacatttatttccttgGTTTATTGGAGAGTAATGCCGCATCGGTCCGCTTGGGGCGTGAATTTCAAAAGAAACAGGACGCACAAAAGACCAGGCATGAGCATAACTATAAATGATCTTACAGAAAATAATTCTGTTCTCTCAGTTGGTTGCCGCTTATCCGATGTGCTGAAatagtttgttttgttgtgcaaCGTGTCAAAATTTTCCTATCCGGCCTTTTCAATCAAGTCCAGACTTCACCAGTGCTGAACTGTGATTACAAATGGATAATTTTTCAGTCTACTGAACATTAATTTCAGCAGAAGACTTCAGTCGAAACACTCTCAGTGTAGTTTGGATACCGAAGCAAATAAGTCCAGATTCAAAGCCTTTCTGcgagagaacacacacaaacccgCACGTACGACACAGAACATAGCGAGGTCGGCGGGAGAAAACATCAGCGTTGGGCAGAAGAAACCCCTCCCTCAAGTCCTGCCAAAACATTCTGGCCAAACACGTGGGCTGAGGAACTCCGAACTCCAGAGGAAGGTTCCACACCCCTCCCTcttcacacacactcgcgcacagCGACCATTGGGAGCTTGCAGGAACAGGAGGACACACTGCAGCTTCtgccgtctctctctctcattccgGTCATGAGAGCCGTCCTCCTTGTGGTCGCCGTCACCTTGGGCCTTGCCGGTGGCCAGAACCAGGCTCTGATGGACTACCTGGAGCACCGGCTGCTGGCTATCGAGGTAAACGCCACCTCTCGCACCAGTCTAACCCCGCTCTTGTTCTCTGGAAGCTGCCCGACACACAGACAGGGAACTTCGGAGCAGTCGTGGCTGTGCAGTCAGGACTGCCCATGTGACCCACAGTTGAAACTAATACCTTATAAGATAATACCTTAATGGTGACATATTAATACCTTATacgggggatgcggtggtgcagcgggtttggccaggtcctgctctccggttggtctcgggttcgagtcccacttggggtgccttgtgacgggctggcgtcccaccctgggtgcgacccctccccctccagccttgcgccctgagttgccgggttgggctctggttcgccgcgaccccgcatgagacaagcagtttcagacagcgtgcgtgtgtgtaagtAATACCTTATAAGCTGTGCCAGCGGTTTTCAACCAGGGTGCCGGTGACACAGCCCAAGGGTGCCGTACGACTCGGAAATTTTGCCTTGGCTTCAATGGGTTAATTatgttcatcattttttttagaCAAGTATTAGCTACAACAGCAGAGATGTAATAATTCTCTCGAACAGATGTTCTGTTATACTGTTTAGACACAGGACTAATGATCACGCTACATTAAACTAATATAATAGTCGCCATCTGCTTTACATCACTTTCTTTGCTTACAGTTACCCACCAGCCAACGCGTGATCCGATGTGGTTTTCGTCTGTTGGTGTGTTGACTTCTCCGAGAGACATAACAAGTCTCTTAGTCTAACGACAAAACGTCCTCGGGGACAACACCCTAATAGAACATTGACTAGGGGTGTTCCAGAATAGGATATAGAGCTTTAGGGCACCATCACGAAAAAAGATTGGAAACCACTGAGCTGGATCATTATGTATGTATGCTCTTTAACTCAAAGGCCTTAAACTGTCAGCCTATAAAAGAATACAAGATGCCGAACGGCCTAGCGAAACCACCGCTGTACTAATGCATTAGTCATCTGCAGGACAATTATTCATGTTAAGAAAAAAGGCAGTTCTGAATAGTCACAAAGAGGAAATGAAACTGTGATGGATGGCTCAGaagagcataaacatttattttagcacATAATAGCTGTATTATTAGTGGATTAGTGGATTATTATTCCACTGTTGTGATGATCACACTGCTGTAGTTGACATTAGTTCAAGTAACAGtttgtttatcttttttattcattattcatttatttattattttctgttagaAAATATTGTTAATGAAATTTTTCAGCCAATGCTTTGGCAATACAAGTGTAAACAACTTTTCATGCcgaaaaaagcaacaaaaactgaaatatgataTATTTCTCATGTAGATTCCAAATATATCTCCTTTGTgctgtgaaagagaaaatgttgaTCACATTGGCACCCAAAGAGCCAGAAGTTTTTCTTCGACACCAAGTAGCTTCAGATTCCTCACCAGACttttcaaggatttttttttttttttttttctgtgaaagttAAGCGTGTTGAAACGCAAGTTGACGCTTGGTGTGCTTTTCTAGTACAGACCCCAGCGGAGTGTTGGAAAAGCTGTTGTCTTCAGGGCCAGGAAGGAGGAGCAATAGAAGTCAGAACATGGTTAAGGGGATCGGGGGGATGTCTGTGGAGCATTACCGTGCtcccaaatgtgtgtttttttcctgtgttccgtttttaatttggatttttCTTTCCTCGGCAGCAGAATTTGCATTAACTCTGTCTGATTGTCAGTCTCTCGGGAGCTCCTCCAAGGGGAGCTGGtacaagggggtggggggaggggcctATCTTACGTCTCTGATCTCTGCCACTCGATCTtccaaaccccccaccccacctttGCGCTCCTGCTGTCAACGTGCTGACTCCACACTAATGTTAGAATAAAAAGGCTGCTTCTAAGAAGTCTCCCTGGAGACTCTGCTGTCTCCCTCCCTTCCAAAGGCCGGGTCTcgaaacaacagaaaaaagaaacttcCCAACATGTCTCCGGAAACCTTTCTCGTGGCATCAAGCGATACCTTTCAACTCGTACTCGGAGTTGGCGTGCATTCCCACCTGGATAAATATTAGGGCGGTAAAAATGCTCTAGATGTATATTGTTGGTAAGCGTTAGTGCTTCAACGGCAATAATTTTACAAGCGTCTTGTGTTTGCCTTGTGTCACTCCTGAGAGTAATGTCTTGCCAACAGTGCTTTTTGCGGCACTGGATCCATTGCACTGGCAAACGAATGAATTCAGATGATCACTTGGAATACTTGTAATACATATTTCACACCAGCACTGCAGTGTGCTATAGCATCAATGTCCCTCGGTTGTGGCACATGAGCTGAAGAGCATCAGGGAAGTAACCAACTACCCAGGATTTCAATGCACTTAAGGGTAGGAGATTTACACACTCCTAAATATTCATCGGTGAAAGGAAAACTAGCCCGTTCAGCAGCAGTAACTTAAAGGGGGCAGctcatagtgtagtggtcagagctgctgcctttggacccaaaggttgcaggttggaatctCCCTCTGGGTGTAGCATTcctaagcaaggtgcttaccctaaattgctttataAGAAGTTATGTAGCTGCACAGATGGGTAAGTAGATTAATGCCATAAGccactttcaagaaaagtgtcatataaatgtaaaacttacTGGGTTTACTGTACTTAATTTACCTTTGAGAGGTGAAGTCTGGCTCTTATAATATCCTTTGAGCTAatgttgtttctgtgtgtacCTCACTCCAGTGCATCTTATTTTTCTTGATACAGCTTACCTAGATTTTAAGTGTAttagattagaaattattttaatttctatctcAGCCTTCCGCCACCTCAGAGCCGTCCGGACACCAGAGACCAGCGATCACTGGGAGGAATAGGACACGAGAACAAGCAGAGTGTTTCGTTCCAAATCCTCCTCCTCAAGTTTATTGCGTGTTCACACAGATTATATACTATTTCGCAGAACGAAGAAATAAGTTCTCACTGGTTTAGAAAGTGAGTCGGGGTCTAGGACAAAACTATAAAAGGTAATGTTAAAAAACAGAATACTGTGATTGGTTATACATATAGAGAGGATATGGGGGgatatgtgatatttcagtaaCGTCCGTTTGCCCTTGAGCATAAACAAAGAGAGAACAGTTAAACAGAAACTTCAACTTGCACACGCATTCTTAACAGGTCCGACACACACCAAAAggacagagaggacagagagatcGAGGTTGAGAAGAAACACGAGAGGCATTTATTTCTCAGAAGTGTGAGGCCATTCCAGGCACTTTTGGATGACTTAATGGGCTTTGGAAAGATGAGATAACGTCTTCCTTTTTTGGTTTGTAGACAGGGCTGTATGAACTCCCTTGGTCATAATCCTTGTTTATGATTAAAAGGATTAATACTGTAATCCTATGCCTTTCAGCTAGAATTGTGTACTTGTATGCATTAGTATTATATTAAGTCTTTATATTGTTGTGACTTGGTTCAGTTCTCTCACTAAAATAAGTAcgtatgtacacatacacacacacacacacacacacacacacactgtctgagccgcaggaagccggagcctaacctgacaacacagggtgcaaggctggagggggaggggacatgcccaggacgggatgccacccccagcaggactcgaaccccagacccactggagagcagagctcggtccaacccactgcgccactacgccaccacgccaccaccacccccaaaacaagtaaataaataaaataaaataaactaataaatctgttctttttgttagggggtatggtggcacagtaggtttgctTGGTGCCCACtgtctgatgggtctggggtttgagtctggcttggggtgccctgtgatggactagcatcccatccagcatctcttccccttcagccttgcaccctcttcttctgggatgggctctggcttgctgtgactctgcttgggaaaaatggttgttgacattggttggttattatatgggacaagcggttcagaaaatgtgtgtgtgtgtgtgtgtgtattattaaataGTATGTAAAAATTGTGTTTCAACCATATATTTACATCACAGAGACAGCTTTCCTCAAAAACTTGGGCTGAGAAGCAGGAGACAATGAAAGGACATCCCTTCAGATGTTTTTCCTGAGTCAAGTGCATTCATACACCTATTCCCAGTATTATAATGCAATGTCtacgaccgcttgtcccaagcagggttgcagtgagccggacCCCTGCCTGATGGCACTGGGCGCAAGGtcaaggagggaggggacacaccaaggatgggacggcagtctgtcgcaaggcaccccaagcagggctcaaatcccaggccccccacacagcaggcataGGCTAAACTCACCGTGCTGCTGCACCTCCCTTCccaatattatattttatttcaatgcACACATGCTCATAAAAtaaaagagacacacagagagtgaaagaaagagacagaggaaTAGAGGGAGTGAGAAAAATATTTGCCTCTTGGGCACCTGGCTGGAAAAATGCCGTTTATATAGTCATGGTGCATTCCACTGGTGTTGATGACAGTAAATGGATTCATAAAAAAGTTACCCATTActggtcatttttaatgttgtctCTGGGCAGAGAAGATGTGAGGTATTCTGTCAGCTTAAAGCCTGCCTCTTGGCGGTGGGGAGCTTGTTGAAAAAAGGGAGCTGTACAAAGAAGAATATAAAAACTCGAGAAGCTCAAAGCAAAGCATCTGTGCTCTGGGAAGAGTGCACAGGATATGACTTGGAACATTTCCCTGTCATACAGACATCTCAGTCGTGCTCCCTATTCACTGAACCCGACCAGAAAATCGGGGAGGGACACTGTTATCActttgtggcagcaggtggcgccgtggttagagctgcgccttgaactcaaaggacccacagtgaaatcccaccttctgctctagtacctttaagcaaggctCACTTTTCCCAGGTGAGGtaatctgatttttttatttgttaacaACAGCACAAAATGGAATGTTACCTCAATAATTCCTATATTTGCAAACTATATGTTTTCAACCCCATTAATTTTGCCGATCTACTTTTCAGTGGACAGCCATGGGCTCCTTGACAACAAAGCAATAAACAATAAACCATCAATAAGACAAAGCAGCTCTTTATAGGCTTATACCCCAGCCGATATCAGTCTTATCCCCCACCATTCTCACttgcagttattattattgaggACATCAATATTTTAGTGAGAATTTTACTCTAATATTTCCCTCTTACACTAGACTGTTTGTCCTGTTGATATCATtgtcttgtatatatatatatatatatatccttttCTAACTATGAACATTgactatatatactatatatatgtgtatatacaagTGTGTGTTTAAGACGGAATTGAAGAAACAAGcttatttttgcttgtttttgtgtgacgttttgtattttgtattttttatttttgttatacagtaaaaaaaatagaaaaataagaCTAAGCAGCTCAAATAAATGCTCTTTTAGGGTTATCAGTTGttgctgtaattgttttttcagcatttatgcTGTCAACCCTCATATTCCAACTCAGGGGGAAAGGATAGCTCTCAGAACAAGAGCGTTTCTCTGTCCCTCAAACCACCAAGAGCAGTGTGGTCTCTACTGGTGTGGGGACACTTTTGATGActtcccgttttttttttttttccatgatctCTCAGGAGCACATCTCTGTGTGGCAGGAGGAGGCCAGTCACTACGCCTCCGAGCTGCGAGACTTCCAGCACCAGATGTTAGGTTTGGCCCAAGGTCTGAGGAAGCAGAAAGACGACTTGCGAGCCAGTCTGTCCACTGTGGGCTCCCGCCTGGACCGCATCGAGCGGGAGATGGACTACGTGGAGAACCAGAACCCTCCACAGCCTTGTGTGGACACTGACGAACAGCTGGCTGAGCAGCCGGAGCCCATGGGGCAGGAGGGGGATCAAACCAGGCCCACAGAGCTGTCAGGTGAGTCAGGCAAGGACCACATGTGGGTCCTGAGGACACACAGCAGGAAATACTGTGAAATACTATTTATACCATGCTACATGCAGTATACCATATGGTTTTTCCTCCCGCCAATGTTTGTAATTAGAACAGGGAATTAAAACAGAAAGTCTCAGATGATAGCTGTGAGAAAATTTATCTCCACACCGTAGCACGGTTGTGATGTATTCTCCTGTCCACATAGTAGGGTGGACATGCATTGGAGCTGATCAGGAGTtcttacttttctccaaagcaacttccaatcaacactatgtagtgttatcaacccacacaccatACTCacccaaggtcacttacactgctagatacactacttacaatgagttactcatctatacaccagtgaaacacaccttctctctgtcactcacacactatgggtgattttagagtaagaagttcacctgaacagcatgtctttgaactgtgagaggaaacccatgcagacatggggaaaacatgcaaactccgcacagactgagcaggaccGAACCCACATTcgctcataccacccaggcgttgtgagacagTAACACTGTGCCACCCGCACAGCTTTCCTGATCGAACCCAGGACTTTGGGAAACATCAGTCAAGAGCATTACCCATGGTGCCATAAGCAGTCTGCCAGGTAGAATCAGGTGCttgtctttatttttgatgACTATCAGCAATTGTGGTTTACCAGCATCAACAACATACCATAAGTAACAAATGTTCGGGTTGCAAATTTCCAGCTTGTGGAAGATGGAAATTTCTAATAGTTTTCAAATAATTCTATGTTTACATTCAgcaaacacatttctccaaagcagctcacaatgttaagcttatgtacagtgatttacacagctaggtaagaTTTACTGTATCtgtccagggtaagtacctttatcaaaggtattctgaatccaaaggcagctgctctaaccaccacaccacctgctagAAGGTGACCTATTAGTAATTGTAATTTGCCTGTGTGCTGTCCTCAtgatatgtgttttatttagttttagtAGTGGTTTCAGTACCTTTCGAATAAAAAACTCTGCCAGAATAAGAAATGGGTAATAAAACTCCTATTTCCTGCACTACGTAATTGTTTGTTTCTGCAATGCATGAGCTCAGAAGACTGCCAGAAGAGCCATGTAAAGTCAAACCCCTCTGCACAATCaaaggaaaacttttttttcttcacggTTTTTAGTGCTAATGCTCTGGTTACTGCGGATTTGCCTCcctcatctgtgtctcctccaTCATTAGCGACTTCTCCTTCGGCTGCCAGCTGCCGTGTTCCTCCTTTGGATCTGTCAAGTTCATTTTGATTTCTCGGCCAGCGAAACGGAGCGCTGCAGGCTAAACCATGTGTCCTGCATACTGAGGCGCGGCTTCAAAAACATATCTCAGGTGCTCGAGAAATGCTAATGCCACAAGAAAGGCTGGAATGTTCTGCTGAACGAGACATTTGAGTAGAAAAATCCAACCCAGACTCTGGATTCTGTGCTCGCTTGTGTCGGTGCATGTCTTCTGAGCGTACTCTTGGACTTTGATGCACTTTGACCTTTCTGCTGGCCAAAAATACAGAGACTCAAGAAAACACAGGCAAATAAGCAGCACGCTAGCGTTGACCCATCCTCTGCTCGCTCCACAGACTGCACGGACATGATCTTCAGCATCAAGGCTATGAAGATCCTGAAGAGGTCAGGCAGCTCCAAGGGTGTGTGGACCAAAGATGCTGGATCTCGGTCGGGGAAGGTCTACGTCTTGGATGACGCTGCCGAGGACACCCTTTACGAGTTTGACTCCTTCCGGCACTTGAGTACCtccttcaggttcacccatggcgTGCCGGTCAAGCTGCCCTCTCCCTGGAGTGGCACAGGGTATACGGTCTACAATGCCCATGTCTACTATGTTCAGGAAGGGAGGGCCTTCCAGGTGGTCAAGTACAACCTGCAGAATGGCTCAATAGTCGAGAGCGCCGTGTTCCCAGTTGAGAACCCCGTGCCAGTATACGGCCTCACCCCCAGCACCTACATTGACCTGGCAGCCGATGGCACAGGTCTGTGGGTCCTCTATGCTAACCGCAGGAGTGACCGTAACATCTGCCTGGCC
The window above is part of the Scleropages formosus chromosome 19, fSclFor1.1, whole genome shotgun sequence genome. Proteins encoded here:
- the LOC108939225 gene encoding olfactomedin-like protein 3A: MRAVLLVVAVTLGLAGGQNQALMDYLEHRLLAIEEHISVWQEEASHYASELRDFQHQMLGLAQGLRKQKDDLRASLSTVGSRLDRIEREMDYVENQNPPQPCVDTDEQLAEQPEPMGQEGDQTRPTELSDCTDMIFSIKAMKILKRSGSSKGVWTKDAGSRSGKVYVLDDAAEDTLYEFDSFRHLSTSFRFTHGVPVKLPSPWSGTGYTVYNAHVYYVQEGRAFQVVKYNLQNGSIVESAVFPVENPVPVYGLTPSTYIDLAADGTGLWVLYANRRSDRNICLAKMDPDTLDIEEMWDTPCPRANAEAAFIVCGTVYVVYNTKVPSRSRVQCVFDVDDMIPNDMAPLLYLPRRYSSHSSLKYHPLEQQIYAWDDGYQVLYKLIMKNKLEV